In Lutra lutra chromosome 6, mLutLut1.2, whole genome shotgun sequence, the following are encoded in one genomic region:
- the LOC125102835 gene encoding elongation factor 1-beta: MGFGDLKSPAGLQVLNDYLADKSYIEGYVPSQADVAVFEAVSGPPPADLYHALRWYNHIKSYEKEKASLPGVKKALGKYGPANVEDTTGSGATDSKDDDDIDLFGSDDEEESEEAKRLREERLAQYESKKAKKPALVAKSSILLDVKPWDDETDMAKLEECVRSIQADGLVWGSSKLVPVGYGIKKLQIQCVVEDDKVGTDMLEERITAFEDYVQSMDVAAFNKI, from the coding sequence ATGGGTTTTGGAGACCTGAAAAGCCCCGCCGGCCTCCAGGTGCTCAACGACTACCTAGCGGACAAGAGCTACATCGAGGGGTATGTGCCGTCACAAGCAGACGTGGCAGTATTCGAAGCAGTCTCCGGCCCCCCACCTGCCGACTTGTATCATGCCCTCCGTTGGTATAATCACATCAAGTCTTACGAAAAGGAAAAGGCCAGCCTTCCAGGAGTGAAGAAAGCTTTGGGCAAGTATGGCCCTGCCAATGTGGAAGACACCACAGGAAGTGGAGCTACAGATAGTAAAGATGATGATGACATTGATCTCTTTGGATCTGATGATGAGGAGGAAAGCGAGGAAGCAAAGAGGCTAAGAGAGGAACGCCTTGCACAGTATGAgtcaaagaaagccaaaaaaccTGCACTTGTTGCCAAGTCTTCCATACTACTAGATGTGAAACCCTGGGACGATGAGACGGATATGGCAAAACTAGAGGAGTGCGTCCGAAGCATTCAGGCAGATGGCTTGGTCTGGGGCTCTTCTAAACTAGTTCCAGTGGGATATGGAATTAAAAAACTTCAGATACAGTGTGTAGTGGAAGATGATAAAGTTGGAACAGATATGCTGGAGGAGCGGATCACTGCGTTTGAGGACTATGTGCAGTCCATGGACGTGGCTGCTTttaataagatctaa